GAACTCGCCGTCCGCCTGTCCTGGACGTCCCCACGACTCCAGGAAGCGCCCCTCGCGAGTGTAGCGCTGCACCCGGCAGTTGAGGCTGTCGGAGACAAGCAGGTTGTCGTCGGCGTCGAAGGCTATGCCCGAGGGACGGTTGAACTCGCCGTCCCCACGGCCCCTGGTGCCCCACTTACCCAGGTACTGCCCGCGGCTGTCGAAGATCGTGATTCGCTGCAGCGCCTCGTCGGATACGTACACGTTGCCGTCACGGTCTGTGGCGATCGACGACGGCCACATCATCTGGCCGTCCTCCACGCCGCCGGTGCTGAACTCGCCCAGGTACTCCTCGTTCGCCCTGCACATGGTGACGCGCTTATAGGCCAGCCTTGACGAGACCTCGGGCCCGGCCCGGTTGAGCACGTACAATACGCCGTCTTTGCCGAAGGTCATGTCGACCGGGTTGTTGAACCCACGTCCCTGTAACGAGTACAGGCCTATGGTGTGGCTGTAGCTGTAGAGTTGGTCCGTGGTGACCATGGCGTGCCTCCGAGCCTCATGCCATCTGGTATTCGCGGGTCGCGACTATGAGC
Above is a genomic segment from Dehalococcoidia bacterium containing:
- a CDS encoding SMP-30/gluconolactonase/LRE family protein, translating into MVTTDQLYSYSHTIGLYSLQGRGFNNPVDMTFGKDGVLYVLNRAGPEVSSRLAYKRVTMCRANEEYLGEFSTGGVEDGQMMWPSSIATDRDGNVYVSDEALQRITIFDSRGQYLGKWGTRGRGDGEFNRPSGIAFDADDNLLVSDSLNCRVQRYTREGRFLESWGRPGQADGEFNLPWGIHVDADGDVLVSDWRNDRVQRFDAGGRHMATYGTPGDGDGEFNRPAGVTTDSEGNILIADWGNERVQVLRPDGSFLAKMRGESGISKWGYEYYDANANELRERLQSDMEPELGPMAQGSSREESANIEKLFWGPTSVKVDDEGRLFVVESCRFRVQVYQRS